Sequence from the Aquimarina sp. Aq107 genome:
AGAAAAGCAATATCCGAAGTGTTTAATGTTGAAGAAGCGTATCTACGCTCTTCAATACCTGTAATTTTTCGAAATTTATCAATAATAACAGTATTAGAGTTGTTGATTTGTACGCCATCTGAATTAAAGAACTGATGATTTTCAAAATCTTCATTTTGTATGATCTCTGTAGGAATATAGCTTCCTGAACCTGTTATTTTAATACCCATCTTTCTTTTTTTAGCTTGTGTATATAGAAGATAGATATTAATTGGCTATTTGTTATGCTTGCATAATAAAATTTACGATGCCTATGGTATACGAATTCTAGATATCATTATGTTTTTAGCTGAATTACTGTAGCAATTGACAGAGCTCGTGTTTTCATGAGTTCGGCTTTTTCTCCCATAAAATTGGCGTCTATAATTGTTTTAAATAATGTTAGCCAAGTATCAAAATGAATTTTCTCCATTGCCTTTTTTAGATGTAAGTCTTTATGGATTTGTAGTACATTTTTTTTGTAATTTCCAGTGTAAAACAATTGTTGTTCCCAGAAATCTGAAATATGAGGCATGTGGGCTTCTAAGTTAATTTTTGCTATTTCCGTGAAGAACATACCAATGTTAGAGTCCTTTAATGCTTTTTTGTAAAAAGCCCATAAAATTTGCTCGATATCTTCTCTATTCTGTATATCTCTTAAATTATCCTTGTCCAAAATACCTTGATTTGTGCACATAAGTGTAAATACAAAATTACAAGGTATCTGGACAAGTACTCTGGTTTTGGGTTATAATTTTTGTTTCGAAACAATTAAATCTCTTAATTCTTGTTGTTTTTCTTTCTCTATCATTTTTTGATGTGCATAGGCAAAGATTGCGTTCTCTACAATTTCATTTTCTCTTTCTCCAGAAAGAATATAGGATATACTTGTTTTTGAATATGGTTTTTTTGGGGAACTATAAATCTTGTTTTGGTTTAGATAAGCTTGTATTTTTTTTACGTGCTTGCTTCCAATGACCTTTAAGATCGCAGTACGTTCTTCAGGTGTTATCATAAATAAGTTGGCTAATGTTATAGGTATAAGTATCTTTGTGAATGTAATGTTATCGTTTTGGTATACAATATTATATAAAATATTAGATATACGCAAATAACAATCAATATTTTGGATAAAAAAGATAAAATTTTAGATAGAGTTATTGTATTTGCTGCTCATTTGGGTATCAGCCTTAGGAGTTTTAGCCTTTCTATAGGGGCAAGTGCAGGTTATTTACATAGGCTACAGTCTGCAAATAGTAATATCGGAGGTGACTTTATAGAAAAAATTATACAATTGTATACAGAAATTAATCCTACTTGGCTTGTTACTGGAGAAGGAAATATGCTAAAAGAAGATCATATCGTTCAAGAATCCGCGGTAACATATGGTAAGAAGGATTATTTTAAGCAAGTTTTGTTGCAGTATTTAGATGATAAGGATATTAGAGATAAACTTCTGGAAATTGCTAGTAAATGATAATGTAATTATCAATTCATAATATATCCATTTTTCCTATTTTCTAAAAAATTTCTTTTGCTTTTAAAGCAGCTTCAAGATTTACTTTTACTATCCGAATACTGTTCAGAAATTGTTTTTGATCATTTCTTTTAATAGATATAGTCGTTTTTCCTTCTTTGGTTTCTTTGTTAGTAATAATTACTCTTAAACCACTTAATTTCTTATAGTTTGTGGTTCCCCCTTTTTTAATAATAAAATTAGTTTTTGGAAATAGAATATGCTTATATGTTTTTCCAGATGGTTTTCCTAAAGTCATAATATCCCCAATATTTACAGTATGAGGAGATATAAAGTTTTGCTCTTGCGCATTTATCGATAGTACCGATATAAATGCAATAAATAATAGTTTTTTCATGTGTATTGTATTGAGTTGATTGAGAGAGACGTCTACAATAAATATAGCATTATTTACTTAACATTAAAACATAAATTTTGGTTAAATAATAGTTAATGTATTAAATTATAATAGTAATACTATTACTTTTGAGCAAAATAGTTTTAGTTATGAAATATATACTCCAAGACTTAAAGGTTAATATCAACAATAATATATATTTAAAGGATCCGGAATCTTCTACTTTAGGAAAGAAAATTGTAGAATATAGTATTCTTTTAATCGATGAAATCGGTTTTGATAGTTTTACCTTTAAAAAATTAGGCGTTAAGATAGGATCTAATGAAAGCTCTATATATCGCTATTTTGAAAACAAGCATAAGCTCTTGTTATATTTAACTTCTTGGTATTGGGGTTGGCTAGAGTATCAATTAGTATTCACTACTAATAGTATTTCTGATGCTAAAGAAAAATTAACCAAAGCTATAGAAATTGTAACTCGTACTACAAAAGAAGATTCTTCCTTCTCGCACATCAATGAGGTTTTATTAAACAAGATTGTCATTAATGAATATTCTAAGTCATATCTGACAAAAGAAGTTGATAACGAGAATAAAGATGGATACTTTTCTATTTATAAAAGGCTGGTAAACAGGATTAAAGATATGATTATACAAGTGGATGAAACATATCAATATCCTACTAGTTTGGCCAGTACTATTACTGAGGGAGCATTACATCAACATTTTTTAAGAGATCATTTTTCTTCACTAACAGATTGTGATGAGAAAGTTACACCTACCAAATATTTTATTGATTTAGTATTTAATTCTTTAAATAACCACAAGAATGTCTAAAAATATATTGACTGCTTGGCAGCGGCTGATGGGACTCTTAAAACTTGATAAAAGAGATATCCTCCAAGTATTTTATTATGCAGTTTTTGCGGGACTGGTAAGTTTATCTTTACCCTTAGGAATACAGGCGATTATCAATTTATTGCAAGGAGCCCAGGTAAGTACTTCCTGGATAATCTTGGTAATTCTTGTGACTGTAGGGGTGCTATTCGTCGGAATTCTTCAGCTTATGCAAATTAGAATAATAGAAAATGTACAACAAAAGATCTTTACCAGAGCATCTTTTGAATTTACCTATAGATTTCCGAAAATTAAAATGAGTGAATTGCATAATTTCTATCCACCAGAATTAGCCAATCGTTTTTTTGATACTTTAACCATACAAAAAGGGCTGTCTAAGATATTAGTGGATTTTCCTACGGCGCTGGTGCAAATCATTTTTGGACTCTTGCTACTATCGTTTTACCATCCATTCTTTATTATCTACGGACTTCTGTTGCTTGTCCTAATTTATGTGGTATTTAAATATACTGCAGTTAAAGGTTTAGAAACAAGCCTGCGTGAATCGAAAAGTAAATATAAAGTGGCTCATTGGATACAAGAAGTTGCCAGATCAATTGTGAGTTTTAAATTATCCGGTAGAACGAGTCTGGCATTACAAAAAAATGATGCTTTGGTTGTGGATTATTTGGAAGACAGAGAGAGTCATTTTAGAATCTTAGTGTTGCAGTTTGTTCAAATGATAGGTTTTAAGGTGTTGGTTACCGGAGGATTATTAATCATTGGAGGTATTCTAGTATTGAAGCAACAAATGAATATTGGTCAATTTGTAGCAGCAGAAATTATCATTTTATTGATTATTAGTTCTGTAGAAAAGTTAATTGTTGGATTAGAATCGTTATACGATATACTAACTTCTTTAGAGAAAATAGGACAGGTTGTTGATAAAGGGTTAGAGCCTCAGGTAGGAGAAAAACCTTTTAAAGAAGATCAAGGGTTTACTGTAGAATTAGATCAAATTTCTTACAAATTACCTGAAAAGGATAAGAGAATTTTAAATAATGTTTCTTTAACCGTGACCGAAAACTGTTCTGTGTTAATACAAGGTCCTATAGGTTCTGGGAAATCAACACTCTTGCAAATGATCGCTGGTTTGATAGAACCGGATAGCGGCAGTATTTATATAAATAATATTTCCTTAAAGGCAGTGAATCTTAGTTATTATAGAGGGTATCTTGGACAATCTCTTGCGGCAGAGTCGCCTTTTGAAGGAACGATTTTGGAAAACATAACTTTTGGAGATGTAAGTATAACAATGGATCAGGTGTATTGGGCACTAGAAAAAGTAGGGTTGCTACAATTCGTAAAGGAACAGCAAAAAGGATTGTCGACCATGCTATATCCTGAAGGAAGACAATTGCCGTATACGGTTACAAAGAAGATTCTTTTGGCTCGTAGTGTTGTAGCAAAACCCAAATTATTGTTGCTAAAGGATCCACTAGATCAATTCCACGAAGAAGAGGCTAGTGCCATTATGGATTTTCTTGTAGACCCTTCCAATCCTTGGGCATTAATTGTAGTAAGTGAAAACAATAAGTGGGCATCTCATTGTAAACGAATTATTAACATGAATAATGGTAAAATAGTTACTGAAAAATAAATAAAGATGTTAAATATTTCAAATAATAAGCTGAATAAAACGGTAGATCTTTTAGGATACAAAGCATCAGAAAAAGTATTTGATAAAACACATTACAAGTATTTTAATCGCTTTTTGTTAGGGTTTACAATTTTTACTTTTATTGTATTGTTTTTTCCGTGGACACAGAACATTTCCGGAGAAGGCTTTGTTACTACACTAACACCGGATCAGCGACCTCAAACGATTCAATCACCCATACCCGGTAGAATAGAGCAATGGTATGTAAAGGAGGGAGATTACGTAAAAAAAGGAGATACAATTTTACGAATTTCGGAGATTAAAAATGAATATTTTGATCCCAATCTTGTTGCTAGAACAGGACAACAGATAAAAGCAAAATCCATGGCTGTTACTTCTTATGAGGAAAAGGTAAAAGCCTTAGGAAATCAAGCAGATGCATTAGTTAGAGAAAGAGTTTTAAAACTAAAACAAGCACAAAATAAGCTATTACAATCGGGTTTAAAAGTAAAAAGTGATAGTATTGATCTAGAAGCTGCAAAGACAAACATAGCAATAGCCGAAAGACAATTTAAGCGAACCGAGCAGTTAGAAACTGAAGGACTGAAGTCGTTAACAGATGTAGAAACGAAACGGTTAAAATTGCAAGAGACTCAAGCGAAATTAATTTCGCAAGAAAATAAGTTATTGGCTAGTAAGAATAATGTGATCAATGCGCAGATAGAAATGAATCGAATCAAAGCGGAATATGCGGAGAAAATATCTAAATCTCAGAGTGATCGATTTACTGCACAGTCAAGCCAATTTGACGCAGAAGCGCAGGTAACTAAATTAGAAAATCAGTATACCAATTATGAGATAAGAAATGGATTGTATTTTATCACTGCACCACAAAATGGGTATATCAATAAAGCGATACAATCAGGTATAGGAGAAACGTTTAAAGAAGGAGATCGATTAGTAGGGATTATGCCATCAGAATATGATATGGCCGTAGAAACTTTTGTAAGACCCATTGATCTTCCTTTGGTACACATTGGTGAAGAGGTACGAGTGCAGTTTGATGGTTGGCCGGCCATCATCTTTAGTGGGTGGCCTAATGTATCATACGGGACCTATGGAGGAAAAGTAGTGGCTATAGAAACGTTTATTAGTCCAAACGGAAAATACAGAGTATTGATATCGCCAGATCCTAATGATCACAGATGGCCAGACGGTGTGCGTGTTGGATCAGGAGCTAATACTATTGCATTACTAGAAGATGTGCCAATTTGGTTCGAGTTATGGAGACAGCTGAACGGTTTTCCACCTAATTATTATCAACCCGAAGATAAAATAGCAACTACCAAAAAGAAATAATCTATGAACAAACTTTTGTTGTACAGTTTTCTTTTTTTGACAACAGCAATCTATGCGCAGGGACAAGACTCGATAAAACTGAATTTTAGAGAGTATTTAGGGTTTGTAAAAAAACACCATCCCATCGCAAAGCAAGCGGAGTTAAATATAAGTGTAGGAGAAGCTAATCTACTAAAATCTAGAGGAGGTTTTGATCCTAAAATTGAAGTAGATTATGATCGAAAAAAATTTAAAGGTTTTGAATACTATGATTTATTAAACGCTACGTTTAAAGTACCTACTTGGTATGGGATAGAATTAAAGGCTAATTTTGAGCAGAACGAAGGGATATTTTTAAACCCAGAAAGAACTGTACCCAACGAAGGGTTATATAGCGCTGGTATATCGGTTCCAATTGCACAAGGATTGTTAATTAATGATCGAATGGCTGCACTTAAAAAAGCAAAATTATTTAGAGAACAAACCAAGGTAGATAGAGATATTTTGGTGAATGAAATTTTGTATAATGCATCGTTGGCTTATTTTAATTGGTTAGAAGCATATAATGAAAAAGAAATCTATCAGAACTTTTTGATTAACGCGAGGGCCCGTTTTGGTGGAGTAAAGAAAAGTGCATTAGCCGGAGATAAAGCGATTATTGATACTGTAGAAGCACAGATCACAGTACAGAATCGTCAATTAAGTTTAGAACAAGCTAAAGTAAAATTGATGAAATCAAGTTTGGAATTATCTAATTATTTATGGATCGGAAATAATATTCCCGTAGAGATACAACCTAATGTGATTCCGGATAATGAAGTAGATGTTGTTATTGATCAGACATTGCAGATACAACAAGCCTTATTTACAGAAGTGGATTTAGCGAACCATCCTAAATTAAGATCTTTGAATTATAAAATAGAAGGTCTAGAAGTGGATCGTAAATTAAAAGCAAATAAGTTACTGCCTAAAATTAATTTGGAATATAATTTTTTAACTCCTTCGCCAGAAATTGCGAATTCATTTAATACTGCAGATTATAAAGGAGGAGTGGCATTTCAATTTCCATTATTTTTACGAAAAGAACGTGGTGCGGTTAAATTGGCTAAGTATAAAATCCAAGATAGTCAATATGAGTTAGCAAGTGTGCAATTGCAAATCGAAAATAAAGTAAATGCAATCAATAATGAGCTAGATTCTTTTAAAACTCAAAATAAACTGATTGCGGATATTGTAACAGACTATACTACATTATTAAGAGCTGAAGAACGAAAATTTAGTTTTGGAGAGAGTTCTTTGTTTTTGATCAATTCTAGAGAAAGTAAATTAATTGATGCTCAATTGAAACAGAATAAATTACAAAATAAGTATTTCGATACCAAAGCAAAACTATTTAAAAACTTAGCGGTAAATCCAGAAAATTTGTAGCCATTAGATTCAGGCTAAATTTTTAACTACTGTAAATAATTATTATTTATAATAACTATTTATGTGTACTATTCACTTTTATAAATTATCTAGTAAATTTTGTAATTAGATTATAACTATTGTTAAATAGTCATTAGTTTTTGATAATTTAATGGATAAAAATTCAAAATTATTTTATCTCTTTTATTTTATAAAATAAGGGAAAACTCCCTATTATTGCATGATTTAAAAACGGGGGATTTTACCCGTTTTTTGTTAGGATATACTTATATAGTTTTGAGACTATATAACAATCTAATAACCAGCAGTTTTTAAAAGAGCTATCAAAATGTCAACCACTTTTTCTTTGATGGTTAAACAAATCATCAGTGAAGGCAGTAAGGACGCAATTCCTAATCCTGCACAATCAGGATATTTGTGCATGCCAAGAGAATTTTTATCAGAATTGATACGTCTAGTATCAATGATGCAGGTAATGAAAATTGGTATCAGTAGTGAAATTGCTGATATAAAAAACAAACTAGAAATAGCGAATCAATCTCCTGTTATTACTAAATCCGATGATCGATTGTATAATTTAATGGAAGGTGCTATACAGCGTATAACACGTGTATGCCGAATAGAAGGAGAGCTTGCACAAAGTCGAGGAAAAAGAGAGTTGTCTGAAACATATGCTTGGACAATAGCTGGTTGTAAGTTGTTTTTAGAATATACAGAGTCCATAGAATGATTATATTACGATACGAGATTTTGTTGTTTAAGGT
This genomic interval carries:
- a CDS encoding peptidase domain-containing ABC transporter; the encoded protein is MSKNILTAWQRLMGLLKLDKRDILQVFYYAVFAGLVSLSLPLGIQAIINLLQGAQVSTSWIILVILVTVGVLFVGILQLMQIRIIENVQQKIFTRASFEFTYRFPKIKMSELHNFYPPELANRFFDTLTIQKGLSKILVDFPTALVQIIFGLLLLSFYHPFFIIYGLLLLVLIYVVFKYTAVKGLETSLRESKSKYKVAHWIQEVARSIVSFKLSGRTSLALQKNDALVVDYLEDRESHFRILVLQFVQMIGFKVLVTGGLLIIGGILVLKQQMNIGQFVAAEIIILLIISSVEKLIVGLESLYDILTSLEKIGQVVDKGLEPQVGEKPFKEDQGFTVELDQISYKLPEKDKRILNNVSLTVTENCSVLIQGPIGSGKSTLLQMIAGLIEPDSGSIYINNISLKAVNLSYYRGYLGQSLAAESPFEGTILENITFGDVSITMDQVYWALEKVGLLQFVKEQQKGLSTMLYPEGRQLPYTVTKKILLARSVVAKPKLLLLKDPLDQFHEEEASAIMDFLVDPSNPWALIVVSENNKWASHCKRIINMNNGKIVTEK
- a CDS encoding group III truncated hemoglobin, translating into MDKDNLRDIQNREDIEQILWAFYKKALKDSNIGMFFTEIAKINLEAHMPHISDFWEQQLFYTGNYKKNVLQIHKDLHLKKAMEKIHFDTWLTLFKTIIDANFMGEKAELMKTRALSIATVIQLKT
- a CDS encoding HlyD family secretion protein — protein: MLNISNNKLNKTVDLLGYKASEKVFDKTHYKYFNRFLLGFTIFTFIVLFFPWTQNISGEGFVTTLTPDQRPQTIQSPIPGRIEQWYVKEGDYVKKGDTILRISEIKNEYFDPNLVARTGQQIKAKSMAVTSYEEKVKALGNQADALVRERVLKLKQAQNKLLQSGLKVKSDSIDLEAAKTNIAIAERQFKRTEQLETEGLKSLTDVETKRLKLQETQAKLISQENKLLASKNNVINAQIEMNRIKAEYAEKISKSQSDRFTAQSSQFDAEAQVTKLENQYTNYEIRNGLYFITAPQNGYINKAIQSGIGETFKEGDRLVGIMPSEYDMAVETFVRPIDLPLVHIGEEVRVQFDGWPAIIFSGWPNVSYGTYGGKVVAIETFISPNGKYRVLISPDPNDHRWPDGVRVGSGANTIALLEDVPIWFELWRQLNGFPPNYYQPEDKIATTKKK
- a CDS encoding TolC family protein, which gives rise to MNKLLLYSFLFLTTAIYAQGQDSIKLNFREYLGFVKKHHPIAKQAELNISVGEANLLKSRGGFDPKIEVDYDRKKFKGFEYYDLLNATFKVPTWYGIELKANFEQNEGIFLNPERTVPNEGLYSAGISVPIAQGLLINDRMAALKKAKLFREQTKVDRDILVNEILYNASLAYFNWLEAYNEKEIYQNFLINARARFGGVKKSALAGDKAIIDTVEAQITVQNRQLSLEQAKVKLMKSSLELSNYLWIGNNIPVEIQPNVIPDNEVDVVIDQTLQIQQALFTEVDLANHPKLRSLNYKIEGLEVDRKLKANKLLPKINLEYNFLTPSPEIANSFNTADYKGGVAFQFPLFLRKERGAVKLAKYKIQDSQYELASVQLQIENKVNAINNELDSFKTQNKLIADIVTDYTTLLRAEERKFSFGESSLFLINSRESKLIDAQLKQNKLQNKYFDTKAKLFKNLAVNPENL
- a CDS encoding TetR/AcrR family transcriptional regulator → MKYILQDLKVNINNNIYLKDPESSTLGKKIVEYSILLIDEIGFDSFTFKKLGVKIGSNESSIYRYFENKHKLLLYLTSWYWGWLEYQLVFTTNSISDAKEKLTKAIEIVTRTTKEDSSFSHINEVLLNKIVINEYSKSYLTKEVDNENKDGYFSIYKRLVNRIKDMIIQVDETYQYPTSLASTITEGALHQHFLRDHFSSLTDCDEKVTPTKYFIDLVFNSLNNHKNV